The following coding sequences lie in one Caproicibacterium argilliputei genomic window:
- the spoIVB gene encoding SpoIVB peptidase: MKHHFQIRQAAAAFLLAVLLGGVTAGAAEPTVKSVSTGEARMVVPCGTPFGIKIFTNGVVVVGTADLETGAGVVNPAREADIRTGDIIVSVDGKAITSNEQLSHTILSCSGRSLTLGVVRNGQKLLAKLSPVQSTGCYRAGLWVRDSAAGVGTLTYYDPQNGTFAGLGHGITDPDTNELIPFGCGDVVPVTISGIQKGVQGVPGELQGYFDSDIPAGTLYANSLQGVFGTLNHAPQGRAVPVCPAEQVKTGPAEILCTIDGKTPKTYQAEIELLNTRVSQSKNMILHVTDTQLIQKTGGIVQGMSGSPILQNGKLVGAVTHVFVNDPTRGYGILADHMLTGAAEAAQKAAS; this comes from the coding sequence ATGAAACATCATTTTCAAATACGGCAGGCAGCTGCGGCTTTTCTACTTGCGGTTTTGCTTGGGGGAGTCACAGCCGGTGCGGCAGAGCCGACTGTCAAATCGGTCAGTACGGGAGAAGCGCGAATGGTTGTGCCCTGCGGCACGCCCTTTGGTATTAAAATTTTTACAAACGGTGTAGTGGTGGTCGGCACTGCAGATTTGGAAACGGGTGCGGGGGTCGTCAATCCCGCACGAGAGGCCGACATCCGCACTGGGGACATCATTGTGTCCGTAGACGGCAAGGCAATAACCAGTAACGAGCAGCTCTCTCATACAATTTTGAGCTGCAGTGGGCGTTCTTTAACGCTTGGGGTGGTGCGCAACGGTCAAAAGCTTTTGGCAAAACTTTCGCCTGTGCAGAGTACGGGATGTTATCGTGCGGGTCTTTGGGTGCGCGACAGTGCTGCCGGAGTCGGCACTTTAACGTATTATGACCCGCAGAACGGAACTTTCGCGGGTCTTGGCCATGGCATTACAGATCCGGACACAAACGAGCTTATCCCATTTGGATGCGGAGATGTTGTTCCTGTTACCATTTCTGGAATTCAAAAAGGGGTGCAGGGTGTGCCGGGGGAATTGCAGGGATACTTCGACTCGGATATTCCAGCCGGCACGCTCTATGCCAACAGCTTGCAAGGTGTGTTTGGAACGCTCAACCATGCTCCGCAGGGGCGGGCAGTCCCGGTTTGCCCGGCGGAACAGGTGAAAACCGGTCCGGCTGAAATCCTTTGTACCATCGACGGGAAAACACCTAAAACGTATCAAGCTGAGATTGAACTGCTGAATACGCGGGTGTCACAAAGCAAAAACATGATTTTGCACGTTACCGATACGCAGCTGATTCAGAAAACTGGCGGAATCGTGCAGGGGATGAGCGGCAGCCCTATTTTACAAAATGGAAAACTGGTGGGCGCTGTCACCCATGTTTTTGTGAATGACCCGACTAGAGGATATGGAATTTTAGCAGATCATATGCTGACAGGAGCGGCGGAAGCGGCACAAAAAGCGGCTTCTTAA
- the spo0A gene encoding sporulation transcription factor Spo0A, translating to MENVKLMIANDNPEYQRENNQIFEESGFSVVYTAKDGTSLLEAIEAQRPDAVLAPIFMPGLDAVGVLNALQEHRIVKIPAFVVESNFTSPTLEREVLSSGACYLAVQPYETVQLAKRIRQLLTMDNPAVPCQETLEVQVTEILHQIGVPAHIKGYHYLRDSILMAIEDPDIINAVTKQLYPGVAKKYETTPSRVERAIRHAIEVAWDRGDVDILNSYFGYTIHNTRGKPTNSEFIAMISDRLRLHMKTAG from the coding sequence ATGGAGAACGTAAAGCTCATGATTGCAAATGACAATCCCGAATATCAGCGTGAGAACAACCAGATCTTCGAGGAAAGCGGCTTTTCGGTCGTTTACACGGCGAAAGACGGCACTTCCCTGCTGGAAGCCATTGAAGCGCAGCGTCCAGATGCTGTACTGGCACCCATCTTCATGCCCGGTCTGGATGCCGTGGGAGTCCTCAATGCGCTTCAGGAGCACCGCATTGTCAAAATTCCGGCATTCGTGGTGGAAAGCAACTTTACCAGCCCGACTTTAGAGCGCGAGGTTTTATCTTCCGGCGCCTGCTACCTTGCTGTGCAGCCTTATGAAACTGTACAGCTGGCCAAACGCATCCGGCAGCTGCTAACCATGGACAATCCGGCGGTACCCTGCCAAGAAACTCTGGAAGTGCAGGTAACAGAAATTCTGCATCAAATTGGCGTTCCGGCACACATCAAAGGCTATCATTATCTGCGCGATTCCATTTTAATGGCCATTGAAGATCCAGACATCATCAATGCGGTGACCAAGCAGCTGTATCCCGGTGTGGCTAAAAAGTACGAAACCACACCGTCCCGCGTGGAACGTGCCATTCGCCACGCCATTGAAGTGGCGTGGGACCGGGGGGATGTGGACATATTAAATTCGTACTTTGGCTATACCATCCATAACACACGCGGCAAGCCGACAAATTCGGAGTTCATCGCCATGATTTCCGACCGTCTGCGCTTGCACATGAAGACCGCAGGGTAA
- a CDS encoding helix-turn-helix domain-containing protein, with the protein MKRSWTNIKAFEPKILAMRAAGKTRQEIADELGLNKIQIKNWINRHNKEADREEAGLSPKRRGRKPAVTLQEYKYENKRLKMENDLLRDFLHAVGRK; encoded by the coding sequence ATGAAAAGAAGTTGGACGAATATAAAAGCATTTGAGCCGAAAATTCTGGCGATGAGGGCAGCAGGAAAAACGAGACAAGAAATTGCAGATGAATTAGGATTAAACAAAATTCAGATAAAGAACTGGATTAACCGACACAACAAAGAAGCAGATCGTGAAGAAGCAGGACTTTCGCCAAAGAGACGGGGGCGTAAGCCTGCCGTCACATTGCAAGAATACAAATACGAGAACAAACGGTTAAAAATGGAGAATGATTTGCTGCGGGATTTTCTTCACGCTGTTGGAAGGAAGTGA
- a CDS encoding IS3 family transposase produces the protein MKAAIKYEVIYCRSEKYPVRIMCKFFGVSRSGYYDYVKRRELLPRNTKLAGLIAECQKSCGKTYGYRRVQIWLERKKSLHFNPKTVLRIMNKYGLLSEIRRRKKYKQMGQQLHKYENVLNRNFVADRPNQKWVTDISYIHTAQGVLYLSMIRDLFDNSIVAYKTGTEQTVNLVLNTIKLAVEKEAAAGELHLHSDQGFQYTSQAYFNLTKEYGITPSMSRRGNCYDNALAENFFSILKTECIYRHKLSSFDEARQLIDEYIDFYNNERIETKTHLTPLEKRHQVA, from the coding sequence GTGAAAGCTGCCATAAAATATGAAGTAATCTATTGTCGCAGTGAGAAATATCCGGTAAGAATCATGTGCAAATTCTTTGGGGTATCGCGCAGCGGCTACTACGACTATGTAAAGCGCCGTGAATTACTGCCACGTAATACAAAACTTGCTGGACTCATAGCGGAGTGTCAGAAAAGCTGTGGTAAAACTTACGGTTACAGACGAGTTCAAATTTGGTTGGAACGTAAGAAATCTTTGCATTTCAACCCTAAAACGGTTCTCCGCATCATGAATAAATATGGTTTGCTCTCTGAAATACGTCGTCGTAAGAAGTACAAGCAAATGGGACAGCAACTTCACAAATATGAAAACGTGTTGAATCGAAACTTTGTTGCCGACAGACCTAATCAGAAATGGGTAACAGACATCTCATACATACACACGGCCCAAGGTGTTCTATATCTGTCTATGATTCGCGATCTCTTTGACAACAGCATTGTCGCCTACAAGACCGGAACCGAACAGACGGTAAATCTTGTTTTGAATACAATCAAACTTGCTGTGGAAAAAGAAGCGGCCGCCGGGGAGTTGCACCTCCACAGCGACCAAGGGTTTCAATACACCTCACAAGCATATTTCAACCTAACCAAAGAGTACGGCATCACACCATCTATGTCAAGACGTGGTAACTGCTATGACAATGCATTGGCTGAAAATTTCTTTTCCATTCTTAAAACTGAATGTATTTACCGCCATAAGCTTTCCTCTTTTGATGAAGCAAGACAACTGATCGATGAATACATAGATTTCTACAACAATGAGCGCATCGAAACAAAAACGCACCTGACACCACTTGAAAAGCGGCATCAGGTTGCGTAA
- the ilvD gene encoding dihydroxy-acid dehydratase: protein MNSDAIKKDVPKRALFHALGLTNEEIDRPLIGIVSSYNEIVPGHMNIDKIVQAVKTGVSMAGGTPLVFPAIAVCDGIAMGHRGMKYSLVTRELIADSTEAMTIAHALDALVLVPNCDKNVPGLLMAAARLNVPAIFVSGGPMLAGRVQGKKTSFSSASEAVGQFAAGKISKEVLDEYEANTCPTCGSCSGMYTANSMNCLTEALGMGLKGNGTVPAVYSARLQLAKHAGMQIMELLKKNIRPRDIMTMAAFENALTVDMALGCSTNSALHLPAIAHECGLELNLDVLNRISEKTPNLCHLAPAGHTYIEDLNEAGGVYAVMKELADTGLLHTDCMTCTGKSVAENIADSINKNPEVIRTMDNPYSKTGGIAVLHGNLAPDGCVVKRSAVAPNMLKHRGPAHVFDSEEDAMRAILGGGIQAGEVIVIRYEGPKGGPGMREMLNPTSAIMGSGLGESVALITDGRFSGATRGAAIGHISPEAAVGGPIALVQDGDMIEIDIPDHSIRVDLTDEQLEQRRAAWTPKKQNVTGYLARYAALVTSGSKGAVLSL, encoded by the coding sequence ATGAACAGTGACGCAATTAAAAAAGATGTACCGAAACGCGCGTTGTTTCACGCACTCGGTCTTACAAATGAAGAAATTGACCGACCGCTAATCGGCATCGTCAGTTCTTACAATGAAATCGTTCCGGGTCACATGAACATTGACAAAATTGTACAGGCTGTGAAGACCGGCGTTTCTATGGCGGGTGGCACACCGCTTGTCTTTCCAGCCATTGCGGTATGTGACGGCATCGCCATGGGGCACCGCGGCATGAAGTACAGCCTGGTAACCCGTGAATTGATTGCGGATTCCACCGAAGCCATGACAATTGCGCACGCGCTGGATGCTCTGGTTCTGGTGCCAAACTGCGACAAAAACGTTCCGGGGCTGCTCATGGCTGCCGCCCGGCTGAATGTCCCGGCAATCTTTGTCAGCGGCGGCCCCATGCTTGCCGGTCGGGTGCAGGGAAAGAAAACAAGCTTCTCCAGTGCCAGCGAGGCTGTGGGGCAGTTTGCCGCAGGGAAGATTTCTAAAGAAGTTTTGGATGAATACGAAGCAAACACCTGCCCGACCTGCGGCTCCTGCTCCGGTATGTACACGGCAAACAGCATGAACTGTCTGACCGAAGCACTTGGCATGGGTCTGAAAGGAAACGGAACGGTTCCGGCTGTTTATTCTGCGCGTCTGCAGCTTGCGAAGCACGCCGGTATGCAGATTATGGAGCTGCTGAAGAAAAACATCCGCCCACGGGATATTATGACCATGGCGGCTTTCGAAAATGCGCTGACCGTGGATATGGCGCTTGGCTGCAGCACCAACAGCGCACTGCACCTGCCTGCTATCGCACACGAATGTGGGTTGGAACTGAATCTGGATGTTCTAAACCGTATCAGCGAAAAGACACCAAACCTGTGCCACTTGGCACCGGCCGGTCACACATACATTGAAGACCTGAACGAAGCCGGCGGCGTTTACGCTGTCATGAAGGAACTGGCAGACACCGGCCTGCTGCATACAGACTGTATGACCTGCACGGGCAAATCTGTGGCGGAGAATATTGCTGACAGCATCAACAAGAATCCAGAGGTCATTCGTACCATGGACAATCCGTACAGCAAAACCGGCGGCATTGCGGTTCTGCACGGAAATTTGGCACCGGACGGCTGCGTGGTCAAGCGTAGTGCGGTTGCGCCGAATATGCTTAAACACCGCGGCCCGGCTCATGTCTTTGACAGTGAAGAGGATGCCATGCGGGCAATCCTCGGCGGCGGTATTCAGGCCGGTGAAGTCATTGTCATTCGCTACGAAGGGCCGAAGGGTGGCCCCGGTATGCGCGAAATGCTGAACCCGACCTCCGCCATTATGGGCAGCGGCCTTGGCGAAAGTGTGGCGCTCATTACCGACGGACGCTTCAGCGGCGCAACGCGCGGTGCAGCCATTGGCCATATTTCTCCGGAAGCGGCAGTGGGCGGGCCGATTGCCTTGGTGCAGGATGGCGATATGATTGAGATTGATATTCCCGACCACTCCATCCGTGTGGATTTGACGGACGAGCAGTTGGAACAGCGCCGTGCCGCCTGGACACCGAAAAAGCAGAATGTAACCGGCTACCTTGCCCGCTATGCGGCGCTGGTGACTTCCGGCAGCAAAGGTGCTGTGCTTTCTCTGTAA
- the dhaS gene encoding dihydroxyacetone kinase transcriptional activator DhaS codes for MADSNITKKALADAMKSLMREKPFSKISISDICARCSMNRQSFYYHFRDKYDLVNWIFYTELIEHLCEHAPTSGWNLLLEVCNYFYANRSFYVNALQVTGQNSFTDYFADVMHAIVQPYFEEIFTEDEEHMDFYVQLFIDACKTGICRWLTDQADITPEKFVRLVHHAVVCAAHCVITDEQSGKESEEK; via the coding sequence ATGGCGGATTCAAACATCACCAAAAAGGCCCTTGCAGATGCCATGAAATCGCTTATGAGGGAAAAACCCTTTTCCAAAATCAGCATCAGCGATATTTGTGCACGCTGTTCGATGAACCGGCAGAGTTTTTACTACCATTTTCGGGATAAATACGACTTGGTAAACTGGATTTTCTATACAGAGCTGATTGAGCATCTGTGTGAGCACGCCCCCACCAGCGGCTGGAATCTGCTTCTGGAGGTTTGCAATTATTTCTATGCCAACCGGTCCTTTTATGTGAATGCACTGCAGGTGACCGGTCAAAACTCCTTTACGGACTACTTTGCAGATGTGATGCACGCAATTGTACAGCCGTATTTTGAAGAAATTTTCACGGAAGACGAAGAACATATGGATTTCTATGTTCAACTGTTTATCGATGCCTGCAAAACGGGAATCTGCAGATGGCTGACTGATCAAGCGGATATCACGCCGGAAAAGTTCGTCCGTCTGGTGCACCATGCGGTGGTGTGCGCAGCACACTGCGTGATAACAGATGAGCAAAGCGGAAAAGAATCCGAAGAAAAATGA
- a CDS encoding inorganic diphosphatase gives MKPTSRRKQDAKTDNHFPYRHPVTVIIDRLLGSTHPDFPKTRYPVNYGYIPGIPASDGEEQDAYVLGVTKPVKYFTGELIAVIHRKNDMEDKWVVVPFHTHWTPETIREQTAFIEQYFDTTVLML, from the coding sequence ATGAAACCAACAAGTCGACGCAAGCAGGATGCAAAAACAGACAACCATTTTCCGTACAGGCATCCTGTCACGGTGATCATTGACCGGCTGCTGGGCAGCACACACCCGGACTTTCCAAAAACAAGATATCCGGTCAACTATGGCTATATTCCCGGCATCCCCGCCTCAGACGGCGAAGAGCAGGATGCATACGTTCTCGGTGTAACCAAACCGGTAAAATACTTTACCGGCGAGCTCATTGCCGTGATTCACCGAAAGAATGATATGGAAGACAAGTGGGTTGTCGTACCGTTTCACACCCATTGGACGCCGGAAACCATTCGGGAACAAACTGCGTTTATAGAGCAGTATTTTGACACAACCGTTTTGATGTTGTAA
- a CDS encoding VanZ family protein: protein MKQTGLRVRQWLCFFLAVGCMVCIYAFSAQSGKASDAISIPVAHWLQQNLHLAFSDTQMNHFVRKAAHFGIYFLLAAFFGGWISGFQWSSAVWVTICVGFCALYAAGDEFHQSFSTQRTPSLRDVLLDMVGALLGALFTLLLLHIFYHFHGKKGGASMICPNCGFDNPTDVICCVKCGEPLVDSQALFSPDGTKIDLSEPDIYEPYEDEEADVPEHKSRAPLVILILFLSLLAVAAGLSLAWYQEKGEWPWQQFLTGTASVQSAEENSSLPPLKPQRVTRTYSAADLASAVQESGFQAFAVSETEISEIKVDSQTFDDATLVQFTVKKAMAVLHMQIRFPEETSASSVASTAQSAAVSSAAKQEKPIVTSWGVDTWNLTGTWNDAGGNTLVITSCSGGSMNAYYIPAGKTDSRQVTGSISETGDISLLSSKAQINGRFSPNGTGLLSVTLDGSKTQTQEFVMLSTALASIPSPSSAASADSSAVPSQIIPTASADSVTSDAAQNP, encoded by the coding sequence ATGAAACAGACCGGTCTGCGGGTGCGCCAATGGCTTTGCTTTTTTCTTGCTGTTGGCTGTATGGTTTGTATCTATGCTTTTTCCGCACAAAGTGGGAAAGCAAGCGATGCAATCAGTATACCTGTGGCGCATTGGCTGCAGCAAAATCTGCATCTGGCATTTTCTGACACACAGATGAACCACTTCGTCCGTAAGGCAGCACATTTCGGTATTTATTTCTTACTGGCGGCGTTTTTCGGGGGCTGGATTTCCGGCTTTCAGTGGTCCTCTGCGGTATGGGTAACGATCTGTGTCGGCTTCTGTGCGCTTTATGCGGCAGGCGATGAATTTCACCAGTCGTTTTCCACACAGCGGACGCCTTCTCTGCGCGATGTGTTGCTGGATATGGTCGGGGCTTTGCTCGGGGCGCTTTTCACCTTGCTGCTGCTGCATATTTTTTATCATTTTCATGGTAAAAAGGGAGGCGCATCCATGATTTGCCCGAACTGTGGCTTCGACAATCCAACAGATGTAATCTGCTGTGTGAAATGCGGCGAACCGCTGGTTGACAGTCAGGCACTGTTTTCTCCAGACGGCACAAAAATTGATTTGAGTGAGCCGGATATTTACGAACCTTATGAAGATGAGGAAGCTGATGTACCGGAGCATAAGTCCCGTGCACCTTTGGTTATCCTGATTCTTTTCCTCAGTCTGCTGGCGGTGGCTGCCGGATTGTCGCTGGCATGGTATCAAGAAAAAGGGGAGTGGCCATGGCAGCAGTTCCTTACGGGAACCGCTTCGGTGCAGTCCGCAGAAGAAAACTCCTCGTTGCCGCCTTTAAAACCGCAGCGTGTCACGCGCACATATTCTGCGGCAGATTTAGCTTCCGCTGTCCAGGAAAGTGGATTTCAGGCGTTTGCGGTTTCCGAAACGGAAATCAGTGAGATTAAGGTGGACTCCCAAACCTTTGATGACGCTACTTTGGTGCAGTTTACCGTAAAAAAAGCGATGGCGGTTCTGCATATGCAGATTCGTTTTCCGGAAGAAACGTCGGCGTCTTCTGTTGCGTCCACAGCGCAGTCGGCGGCAGTTTCCTCGGCGGCAAAGCAGGAAAAACCAATTGTCACGTCCTGGGGTGTGGACACTTGGAACCTGACCGGCACTTGGAATGATGCAGGCGGCAATACGCTGGTGATCACTTCCTGCAGCGGGGGCAGTATGAACGCTTATTACATTCCTGCAGGCAAAACCGACAGCCGGCAGGTCACCGGCTCCATCTCGGAAACGGGGGATATTTCGCTTCTGAGCAGCAAAGCGCAGATTAACGGTCGATTCTCGCCGAACGGCACGGGTCTGTTGTCTGTTACGTTGGATGGAAGCAAGACGCAGACACAGGAGTTTGTTATGTTGTCTACTGCTTTGGCGAGTATTCCCAGCCCTTCTTCTGCGGCATCAGCAGATTCCTCGGCGGTACCGTCGCAGATCATTCCAACGGCATCAGCCGATTCTGTGACTTCTGATGCCGCGCAGAATCCATAG
- a CDS encoding MarR family winged helix-turn-helix transcriptional regulator, translated as MLTLAYRSVEEIEEDMLKSSQGLNLSISEMHLLQAVEDTGSDCTISSLSANQRVSLPSVTAAVNKLARKGYVEKERSPQDGRVVHVTLTRAGQKATTAHRYFHTRMVRSVSHALNAEEQEAMLKGVRKLNQFFADKLHRKEGKF; from the coding sequence TTGCTGACGCTGGCTTATCGCTCAGTCGAAGAAATTGAAGAAGATATGCTGAAAAGCAGCCAGGGACTGAATCTTTCCATTTCGGAAATGCACTTGCTGCAGGCGGTGGAAGACACCGGCTCGGACTGCACCATCAGCTCCCTTTCCGCGAACCAGCGGGTCAGTCTGCCCAGTGTGACAGCAGCTGTAAACAAATTGGCGCGAAAGGGTTATGTAGAAAAGGAAAGGTCCCCACAGGATGGGCGGGTTGTGCACGTTACCCTGACACGTGCAGGGCAAAAAGCCACTACTGCGCATCGCTACTTTCATACGCGCATGGTTCGCTCGGTCAGCCATGCGCTAAATGCAGAGGAGCAGGAAGCCATGTTGAAGGGGGTTCGCAAACTCAACCAATTTTTTGCAGACAAATTACATCGGAAAGAGGGAAAGTTTTGA